The following are encoded together in the Planctomycetaceae bacterium genome:
- a CDS encoding protein-glutamate O-methyltransferase, which translates to MDTVTLNDIVLTEKDFKQISQIVYDHCGINLHAGKKELVRARLAKRLRAGNFKTFPEYMEYVLSDKTGMEFSILIDSISTNLTSFFREDQHFKYMENVFLPAMFERKKAQRNFKIRAWSAGCSSGEEPYTIAIVLNEALRGQGRWDTKILATDISTNILAMARKGMYSEERVAPVPAAQKQKYLVCHTTKGEKVYEVSHTLKDMIVFSYLNLMKDWPIKGPIDFIFCRNVMIYFDKPTQSVLINRYWDLLDSGGVLFTGHSESLTGIEHKFKYVQPTIYMKP; encoded by the coding sequence ATGGATACGGTAACATTAAACGATATAGTTTTGACAGAAAAAGATTTTAAACAAATAAGTCAGATAGTATATGACCATTGCGGAATCAATCTGCACGCCGGCAAAAAAGAGCTGGTACGTGCCAGACTTGCTAAAAGGCTTCGTGCGGGTAATTTCAAAACTTTTCCGGAATATATGGAATATGTTCTTTCGGATAAAACCGGAATGGAATTTTCGATATTGATTGATTCCATCAGCACGAATTTGACAAGTTTTTTCCGTGAAGACCAGCATTTCAAATATATGGAAAACGTATTTCTTCCAGCGATGTTCGAGAGAAAAAAGGCGCAGCGAAACTTTAAAATACGCGCCTGGAGCGCAGGCTGCTCTTCGGGCGAAGAGCCTTATACGATAGCGATAGTGTTAAATGAGGCACTTCGGGGGCAGGGCAGATGGGACACTAAAATACTTGCTACGGATATATCCACCAACATACTTGCGATGGCCAGGAAAGGAATGTACAGCGAGGAAAGAGTCGCGCCTGTTCCGGCTGCTCAAAAGCAAAAATATCTGGTATGTCATACGACAAAAGGCGAAAAGGTATATGAAGTCAGCCATACTTTAAAGGATATGATTGTTTTCAGTTATTTGAATTTGATGAAAGACTGGCCGATTAAGGGGCCTATTGATTTTATATTCTGCAGAAACGTAATGATATACTTCGATAAGCCTACGCAATCTGTTTTAATAAATCGGTACTGGGATTTGCTTGACTCCGGCGGAGTTTTATTCACAGGCCATTCGGAATCGTTGACGGGTATTGAACATAAATTCAAATACGTTCAGCCGACAATTTATATGAAACCGTAA
- a CDS encoding response regulator produces MAKSLMIVDDSATMRKIIMRTVRMSGLEFERTEEAGNGAEAIEKLKVSPVDLILCDVNMPEMNGLEMVKKIRSELKSCDNTKIIMVSTESSQELIDGVIKDGANGFITKPFTPEKFQEKLSPFMN; encoded by the coding sequence ATGGCTAAATCACTTATGATTGTGGATGATTCGGCAACGATGCGCAAGATAATTATGCGTACTGTCAGAATGTCCGGCCTGGAATTTGAGCGTACCGAGGAAGCAGGAAACGGCGCCGAAGCTATTGAAAAACTTAAAGTTTCACCTGTTGATTTGATTTTGTGTGACGTCAATATGCCTGAAATGAACGGCCTTGAGATGGTGAAGAAAATTCGCTCTGAATTAAAAAGCTGCGATAACACAAAGATAATTATGGTTTCCACAGAAAGCTCCCAGGAACTTATTGATGGTGTAATTAAAGACGGCGCAAATGGTTTCATAACAAAACCATTTACTCCGGAAAAGTTCCAGGAGAAGTTATCGCCGTTTATGAATTAA
- a CDS encoding CBS domain-containing protein produces MTASETETKSKTIELATNAFEAFCDDISGMFGIEMKCVTTGIFTETTKGLSQKYKKLSAVTLVKTEGILNGTFHTVFDQAGMFALAGIIIMLPKQKVLDDMKRGTPKEAEAIADTIKETGNLLVGSWDRVFREELEGHGHFLQAGTFIGNPWDKPQGKIGLPDTEQFQYVSFQMTVADYPPFNCGVFYPEAIFIRPPEPVVEEKPAEAVNAETAPASEVKEVPTAETPKPAEPQPEAKEAPKTETTAEAKPAQVVEAKEPVPTPEATAATLAPAEVKPAETPKQPVADVPAEKSIESKQQPTGPVSETIQKMVESSPQIKDGLASLQLCAKDIMQKEVLFGNPDDSVQDALAKMQQTETSYMLIGRDNLPEGIVSTYDVASAVSVYLKPVFAKWRRPADDATLQIKVKWIMTRSVHTIKPEASIAAVMEIMCQTGLRCLPVAGAGGKVEGLITAFDIFKALLKTDTNISSAGKPLQAAAIV; encoded by the coding sequence ATGACAGCCTCCGAAACAGAAACAAAATCAAAAACCATTGAACTGGCAACAAACGCTTTTGAAGCATTTTGTGACGATATTTCCGGGATGTTCGGCATAGAAATGAAATGCGTTACGACCGGTATTTTTACCGAAACAACAAAGGGGCTTAGTCAAAAATATAAAAAACTTTCCGCAGTTACCTTAGTCAAAACAGAAGGTATTTTAAACGGAACATTTCATACCGTTTTCGACCAGGCGGGAATGTTTGCGCTGGCCGGCATAATCATAATGCTCCCCAAACAAAAAGTTCTTGATGATATGAAGCGGGGCACTCCTAAAGAAGCCGAGGCAATCGCTGATACCATTAAAGAAACAGGAAACCTGCTGGTAGGAAGCTGGGACAGAGTATTCCGCGAAGAACTGGAAGGGCACGGCCATTTCCTGCAGGCAGGAACATTTATTGGAAATCCGTGGGACAAGCCGCAGGGGAAAATTGGTCTTCCTGACACAGAACAATTCCAATATGTTTCTTTTCAAATGACAGTCGCGGATTATCCTCCATTTAATTGCGGTGTATTTTACCCCGAAGCAATATTTATTAGACCGCCTGAACCTGTTGTTGAGGAAAAACCTGCCGAAGCAGTTAATGCTGAAACTGCTCCTGCTTCGGAAGTTAAAGAAGTACCGACGGCAGAAACACCCAAACCTGCAGAGCCGCAACCTGAAGCTAAAGAAGCACCGAAAACTGAAACAACTGCTGAAGCAAAACCTGCGCAAGTTGTCGAAGCAAAAGAACCGGTACCGACTCCTGAAGCAACTGCCGCAACACTGGCTCCTGCTGAAGTCAAGCCCGCAGAAACACCAAAACAGCCTGTCGCGGACGTTCCTGCCGAAAAATCAATAGAAAGTAAACAACAGCCCACAGGGCCTGTTTCCGAAACAATTCAAAAGATGGTAGAATCATCGCCGCAAATCAAAGATGGTTTGGCATCGTTGCAGTTGTGCGCTAAAGATATAATGCAGAAAGAAGTTCTTTTCGGCAACCCGGACGACAGTGTTCAGGATGCCTTGGCAAAAATGCAGCAGACTGAAACCAGTTATATGCTGATTGGCAGGGATAATCTGCCTGAAGGTATTGTTTCCACTTATGATGTTGCCTCGGCGGTCAGTGTATATCTTAAACCGGTTTTTGCCAAATGGCGAAGGCCTGCGGATGACGCTACGCTTCAAATCAAAGTTAAATGGATAATGACAAGGTCTGTGCACACCATAAAGCCGGAGGCTTCAATTGCCGCCGTTATGGAGATTATGTGCCAGACAGGTCTGCGATGTCTGCCTGTGGCCGGTGCAGGCGGTAAAGTTGAAGGTCTGATAACGGCATTTGATATTTTCAAGGCATTACTCAAAACCGATACGAATATTTCCTCTGCCGGCAAACCACTGCAGGCAGCAGCAATAGTGTAA
- a CDS encoding chemotaxis protein CheA: protein MQENDNTKLIELIEQAACSTNMLSPSDTVELNRLQTIVSEIQKGIEETKDISSQIVEQARGSTIKASDALQKILQNQADDAVKSIESVSGCISILQGLIDQIEKGTVSEPKPESKIESASSPAPQAEAQPAAFSEEDIGLISDFIMESKEHIESAEAGLLNLESKPDDKEVLNMIFRSFHTIKGMAGFLNLLDIGSLAHSAENLLDLARKGDLILEGQNTDAIFESIDMLKKMIGDLKEAIDTKRALAKQENMPALLEKLKALAQGQSLEKVLKTPQGEKRDEKLEAVLSGEAPAAVKEEQTAVQAEPAPAKEESAAAKEEAAPVKQENAPGQAERRDEVPRRSGEERRTEASSDEKIKVSTGRLDNLINMTGELVIAQLMIKEEAHTKLVGEYELNRKVAHQGKIIRELQELSMSMRMVPIEGVFQKMARLVRDLSHKAEKKINFVTRGEETELDRNIVDKIADPLVHMVRNSVDHGIEATAEERIKNGKNPAGKVELRAFHQAGNIVIEIEDDGKGLNKERILKKAIDNGLVDPNQQLTDEEIFKLVFHAGLSTAEKVTSISGRGVGMDVVKKNVEALRGKIDIASTPGKGTIFTIRLPLTLAIIDGQIIKVGQERYIIPINSIINTLKPERSSLSSVQRHGEMVMVRGELIPMIRLYKLFNVSPGTEDPTQALVVIVEEEGKKCCLLVDELLGQQQIVIKNLGDGLGRVSGVSGGAIMGDGMVSLILDIPGIMTLAQN, encoded by the coding sequence ATGCAAGAGAATGATAACACAAAGCTAATCGAACTGATTGAACAGGCGGCTTGCAGTACTAATATGTTAAGTCCGTCGGACACAGTGGAACTTAACAGACTGCAAACTATTGTCAGCGAGATTCAAAAGGGCATCGAGGAAACAAAAGATATCTCATCTCAAATTGTTGAACAGGCAAGAGGTTCGACTATCAAGGCTTCTGACGCTCTGCAGAAAATTCTGCAAAATCAGGCTGACGACGCTGTTAAATCAATAGAGTCGGTTTCCGGCTGCATATCTATTCTTCAGGGTCTGATTGACCAGATTGAAAAGGGAACAGTGAGCGAACCCAAACCTGAAAGCAAGATAGAAAGCGCAAGCTCACCTGCACCGCAAGCTGAAGCTCAACCGGCTGCTTTCTCCGAGGAGGACATCGGTCTGATTTCAGATTTTATTATGGAATCAAAAGAGCACATTGAATCTGCCGAGGCGGGTCTGCTCAATCTGGAATCAAAGCCTGACGACAAAGAAGTACTAAATATGATATTCCGTTCATTTCATACGATAAAAGGAATGGCCGGATTTTTAAATTTATTGGATATTGGTTCGCTTGCGCATTCGGCGGAAAATTTACTCGACCTGGCGCGCAAGGGCGATTTAATACTTGAGGGGCAGAATACCGACGCTATTTTTGAATCAATCGATATGCTCAAGAAAATGATTGGTGACCTTAAAGAGGCGATTGATACAAAGAGAGCCCTGGCAAAACAGGAAAATATGCCTGCGCTGCTTGAGAAATTGAAAGCGCTCGCGCAAGGGCAAAGTCTGGAAAAGGTTCTCAAAACTCCGCAAGGTGAAAAGAGAGATGAAAAACTTGAGGCAGTTTTGAGCGGAGAAGCACCGGCTGCTGTCAAAGAAGAGCAGACGGCAGTTCAGGCAGAACCTGCACCTGCAAAAGAAGAGTCGGCAGCGGCAAAAGAAGAAGCTGCTCCGGTTAAACAGGAAAATGCTCCAGGACAGGCTGAAAGACGCGACGAAGTACCAAGACGAAGCGGAGAAGAAAGAAGAACCGAAGCTTCATCTGATGAGAAAATCAAGGTCAGCACCGGCCGTCTCGATAATCTTATCAATATGACTGGAGAGCTGGTAATAGCGCAATTAATGATTAAGGAAGAAGCGCATACAAAACTGGTGGGCGAATACGAATTGAATCGCAAAGTTGCTCATCAGGGCAAAATCATACGCGAACTTCAGGAATTATCAATGTCAATGCGTATGGTTCCTATTGAAGGCGTATTTCAGAAGATGGCAAGACTTGTTCGAGATCTATCTCATAAAGCCGAGAAAAAAATAAATTTTGTAACAAGAGGCGAAGAGACAGAGCTTGACAGAAATATCGTTGATAAAATCGCAGACCCGTTGGTGCACATGGTCAGAAATTCTGTTGACCACGGTATAGAAGCGACTGCGGAAGAACGCATAAAGAACGGCAAAAATCCGGCAGGTAAAGTCGAATTGCGTGCTTTCCATCAGGCCGGTAATATTGTAATTGAAATTGAGGATGACGGCAAAGGGCTCAATAAAGAACGTATTCTCAAAAAAGCAATTGATAACGGTCTTGTAGATCCCAACCAGCAGTTGACTGATGAAGAGATATTCAAATTAGTATTTCACGCAGGCCTGTCCACTGCTGAAAAAGTTACAAGTATTTCAGGCCGAGGCGTTGGAATGGATGTCGTTAAAAAGAACGTTGAGGCGTTGAGAGGAAAAATCGACATTGCATCCACACCTGGTAAAGGAACGATATTTACAATTCGTCTGCCGTTGACGCTTGCGATAATCGACGGACAAATCATAAAAGTTGGTCAGGAACGTTATATTATTCCAATCAACTCGATTATCAATACGTTAAAGCCGGAAAGAAGCAGTCTTTCGTCCGTTCAGAGACATGGTGAAATGGTAATGGTGCGCGGCGAGCTTATTCCGATGATTCGCCTTTATAAATTGTTCAACGTATCGCCTGGTACAGAGGACCCGACGCAGGCGCTGGTGGTAATAGTTGAGGAAGAAGGTAAGAAGTGCTGTTTGCTCGTCGATGAACTGCTCGGTCAGCAGCAGATAGTGATTAAAAATCTCGGCGATGGATTAGGAAGAGTTTCAGGCGTATCCGGCGGAGCGATTATGGGTGATGGAATGGTAAGTTTAATTCTTGATATACCAGGAATTATGACACTGGCACAAAACTAA
- a CDS encoding chemotaxis protein CheX yields MIEQICLNDLLLDSAKEIFGTMIFMDLVEVKELDPKDANWDLLGSITFKGGIEGCLAICCTKPCAQAVAVNMLALDSPDELTEDGTYDAIGEIANMVMGCLKARILKLVGTLEVSIPSVVSGHELRNTLGDHSTRVSVKVCIDDKYNCEFLLTYREKSK; encoded by the coding sequence ATGATAGAACAGATATGTCTGAATGATTTACTTTTAGACAGTGCCAAAGAAATATTTGGTACTATGATTTTTATGGATCTTGTCGAAGTCAAGGAGTTGGACCCTAAGGACGCCAATTGGGATTTGCTGGGTTCAATTACCTTTAAGGGCGGCATCGAAGGCTGTCTGGCGATATGCTGTACAAAACCGTGTGCGCAGGCTGTAGCAGTTAATATGCTGGCGCTTGATTCGCCGGATGAACTTACCGAAGACGGCACATACGATGCGATTGGCGAAATCGCAAATATGGTGATGGGGTGTTTGAAAGCTCGTATACTTAAACTGGTAGGAACTCTCGAAGTCTCCATTCCTTCAGTCGTCAGCGGACATGAGCTAAGAAATACTTTAGGCGACCACTCTACAAGAGTGTCCGTCAAGGTATGTATTGATGACAAATATAATTGTGAGTTTTTGTTGACCTATCGTGAAAAAAGTAAATAG
- a CDS encoding chemotaxis protein CheD, giving the protein MPETKTIVHVSDARVSNSTEDVLITYSLGSCIAVCLYDANVKVGGMLHYQLPDSKVDPERAKGKPFMFADTGMMLLIGKLASMGANTKRMRVKIAGGAEMATGPKGFDIGKRNYLAIRKIMWKHGMFIDGEDVGGHSPRNMYMNIDSGDVTIRSDGCEKSL; this is encoded by the coding sequence ATGCCAGAAACAAAAACCATAGTACACGTATCCGACGCGAGAGTTTCAAACAGCACCGAAGATGTTTTGATAACGTATTCGTTGGGTTCGTGTATAGCTGTTTGCCTTTATGATGCAAATGTGAAGGTAGGCGGAATGCTGCATTATCAGCTTCCGGATTCGAAAGTTGACCCGGAACGTGCCAAAGGGAAACCGTTTATGTTTGCTGATACCGGTATGATGCTTCTAATCGGGAAATTAGCTTCTATGGGCGCGAATACAAAAAGAATGCGGGTTAAAATCGCCGGAGGTGCGGAAATGGCTACCGGCCCCAAAGGCTTCGATATAGGCAAAAGAAACTATCTGGCCATCAGAAAAATTATGTGGAAACATGGAATGTTCATCGACGGCGAAGACGTCGGCGGGCATTCACCGCGGAATATGTATATGAATATTGACAGTGGTGATGTAACAATACGATCTGACGGCTGTGAAAAAAGTTTATGA